A stretch of the Halorussus lipolyticus genome encodes the following:
- a CDS encoding DUF7504 family protein, whose protein sequence is MRWCLFSSVSRSQPSSSSTLLGVSASPAGVPSEVYDVLGRPAETNLLVLSYRDGPDEWLGDWKRHVGEPPAEVGFVTVGEMARSASANVPGGPARSPPGDALPLAETVEDPADLATLGVRASEYLEAWDGNGNGNRTVVVLDSLTGLLEAVSLDRAFEFLHLLAGRVESVDGSAYYLLDPEAHDYESVSVVRELADAVVGLGDPR, encoded by the coding sequence GTGCGTTGGTGTCTATTTTCTTCTGTGTCTCGTTCACAGCCCTCCTCATCGAGTACGCTCTTGGGGGTCTCTGCGTCGCCTGCTGGTGTGCCCTCAGAGGTGTACGACGTTCTAGGCCGTCCCGCCGAGACGAACCTGTTGGTCCTCTCCTACCGCGACGGTCCCGACGAATGGCTCGGCGACTGGAAGCGCCACGTCGGCGAACCCCCCGCCGAGGTCGGATTCGTCACCGTCGGCGAGATGGCTCGCTCGGCGTCGGCGAACGTCCCCGGCGGGCCGGCGCGTTCGCCCCCCGGCGATGCCCTCCCACTGGCGGAAACAGTCGAGGACCCGGCGGACCTCGCCACGCTCGGCGTTCGGGCCAGCGAGTACCTCGAAGCGTGGGACGGCAACGGCAACGGCAACCGAACTGTGGTGGTCCTCGACTCGTTGACCGGCCTGCTTGAGGCCGTGTCTCTCGACCGGGCGTTCGAGTTCCTCCACCTGCTGGCGGGCCGGGTCGAGAGCGTTGACGGCAGTGCCTACTACCTGCTCGACCCCGAGGCCCACGACTACGAGTCGGTGTCGGTCGTCCGCGAACTCGCCGACGCCGTGGTCGGCCTCGGCGACCCGCGCTGA
- a CDS encoding MutS-related protein, with amino-acid sequence MRLEEYWGVGPKTRERLEAELGTERAVEAIESGEVRALVSAGLSRGRATRILRRANGGEGMAVLSTRDTRAVYKELLGVASDYAVTEDAADRIRVLTPLMERESAEERLDSVMDATESWRLLDGETREAVLSAFAEYAENDRIGDDEAAVRTVLALRDAGLSEGAFASAADIDRADLESAASALSDLDGGDVARGVDDELDSLRDALDGVQSLASDSLDAMEEIRDEARAGAEFGEVVVDYVASETDAGFQRVRDATPDEAVDAADFVNATLRELRADLRESVEERERSVARRLRGRIAENQGAIDSAEAEVSDLAFNLSLARFAAAFDLTRPAFRDDGFAVRNARNVSIEAGDEDVQPVTYAVGGHELPETDHSDPTPPAGDRVSVLTGANSGGKTTLLETLCQVALLAQMGLPVPAERAEVSISEDIVFHRRHASFNAGVLESTLRSIVPPLTEGSDTLMLVDEFEAITEPGSAADLLHGLVRLTVNRGALGVFVTHLADDLKPLPGKARKDGIFAEGLDDDLELEVDYQPRFGTVGKSTPEFIVSRLLAGADERAERAGFETLARAVGEEAVQQTLDDWSPEASVDD; translated from the coding sequence ATGCGACTGGAGGAGTACTGGGGAGTCGGACCCAAGACGCGCGAGCGCCTCGAGGCCGAGTTGGGCACAGAGCGGGCGGTCGAAGCCATCGAGTCCGGCGAGGTCCGGGCGCTCGTCTCCGCGGGGTTGTCTCGCGGGCGCGCGACCCGAATCCTCCGGCGGGCCAACGGCGGCGAGGGGATGGCCGTCCTCTCGACGCGAGATACCCGCGCCGTGTACAAGGAACTCCTCGGCGTGGCCAGCGACTACGCCGTGACCGAGGACGCCGCCGACCGAATCCGGGTGCTGACCCCGCTGATGGAGCGTGAGTCTGCCGAGGAGCGTCTCGATTCCGTGATGGACGCCACCGAGTCGTGGCGGCTCCTCGACGGCGAGACTCGCGAGGCCGTCCTGTCGGCGTTCGCCGAGTACGCCGAAAACGACCGCATCGGTGACGACGAGGCCGCGGTCCGGACCGTCCTCGCGCTACGGGATGCGGGCCTCTCGGAAGGAGCGTTCGCCAGCGCCGCCGACATCGACCGCGCCGACCTCGAATCTGCGGCGTCGGCGCTCTCGGACTTGGACGGCGGCGACGTGGCCCGCGGCGTGGACGACGAACTTGACTCGCTCCGCGACGCCCTCGACGGCGTGCAATCGCTCGCAAGCGACTCCCTCGACGCGATGGAGGAGATACGCGACGAGGCCCGCGCCGGGGCCGAGTTCGGCGAGGTCGTCGTGGATTACGTCGCCAGCGAGACCGACGCCGGATTCCAGCGGGTGCGAGACGCCACGCCCGACGAGGCGGTGGACGCCGCCGACTTCGTGAACGCCACCCTGCGGGAACTCCGGGCCGACCTCCGCGAATCGGTCGAGGAGCGCGAGCGGTCGGTCGCTCGGCGACTCAGGGGCCGAATCGCCGAGAATCAGGGTGCAATCGACTCCGCGGAGGCCGAAGTCTCGGACCTCGCGTTCAACCTCTCGCTGGCCCGGTTCGCCGCCGCCTTCGACCTGACCCGGCCAGCGTTCAGAGACGACGGCTTCGCGGTCCGGAACGCCCGGAACGTCTCCATCGAGGCCGGCGACGAGGACGTTCAGCCAGTCACCTACGCGGTGGGCGGTCACGAGTTACCGGAAACAGACCATAGCGACCCCACCCCGCCCGCCGGAGACCGGGTGTCGGTCCTGACCGGCGCGAACTCCGGGGGTAAGACCACCCTGCTCGAAACGCTCTGTCAGGTCGCCCTGCTGGCCCAAATGGGCCTGCCGGTCCCGGCCGAGCGCGCCGAGGTCTCGATTTCCGAGGACATCGTGTTCCACCGCAGACACGCGAGTTTCAACGCCGGCGTGCTGGAATCGACGCTCCGGAGCATCGTCCCGCCCCTGACCGAGGGGTCCGACACCCTGATGCTGGTGGACGAGTTCGAGGCCATCACCGAACCCGGAAGCGCCGCCGACCTGCTTCACGGACTGGTCCGACTCACGGTGAACCGGGGCGCGCTCGGCGTCTTCGTCACCCACCTCGCCGACGACCTCAAGCCCCTGCCCGGCAAGGCCCGGAAGGACGGTATCTTCGCCGAGGGACTGGACGACGACCTCGAACTCGAAGTGGACTACCAGCCACGGTTCGGCACGGTCGGCAAGTCCACGCCCGAGTTCATCGTCTCGCGCCTGCTGGCCGGTGCCGACGAGCGCGCCGAACGCGCCGGGTTCGAGACGCTGGCCCGCGCCGTCGGCGAGGAGGCGGTGCAACAGACCTTGGACGACTGGTCGCCCGAGGCGAGTGTGGACGACTGA
- a CDS encoding glycosyltransferase family 87 protein has translation MNAPETPRDARIVLGVGVLLGVVGLVATVLRHPKMVGMDFQVYYFAGEALVAGRDFYAASPPAHPTYGYVYPPVTLPVFVPFVVLGSWQAGFAVFTLLNVAVALGAAGLLVRWVEEYRERPLPWLDRGLVAGFTLVSLHSASTLLYGETNFLLLLALVAGFRWLESNRESAAGVAFALPAVVKLFPAVVGLWLLRQRAWRAIGTATLTGIGLFTLGVVGFGVEAHLTFLEVAVAPRLSSSEFAGGLPAEAALLTLRRPISVLLPGLDASLYGPLAFLLLAPVVWYCYRRISEPSSASEPSPESESNPASEPISRLVAIFATMAVMVVGFPSLLLYFVYLLVPMIPLLYLLERGPARKLFVAGAFVANFAVTLANVRRALVGTPGAGLVGVLEPVLTLATPPLYGTLAMLGACVWYLRRRGPTPAVPS, from the coding sequence ATGAACGCGCCCGAAACTCCCCGCGACGCCCGAATCGTCCTCGGCGTCGGCGTTCTCCTCGGCGTCGTCGGCCTCGTCGCCACCGTCCTCCGCCACCCGAAGATGGTCGGGATGGACTTTCAGGTCTACTACTTCGCCGGCGAGGCCCTCGTCGCCGGCAGGGACTTCTACGCCGCCTCGCCGCCGGCCCATCCGACCTACGGCTACGTCTACCCGCCGGTGACGCTCCCCGTGTTCGTCCCCTTCGTCGTCCTCGGGAGTTGGCAGGCCGGGTTCGCCGTGTTCACCCTGCTCAACGTCGCCGTGGCTCTCGGTGCGGCGGGCCTCCTCGTCCGGTGGGTCGAGGAGTACCGGGAGCGACCGCTTCCGTGGCTCGACAGGGGCCTCGTCGCCGGGTTCACCCTCGTCTCGCTCCACTCGGCTTCGACTCTGCTCTACGGCGAGACCAACTTTCTCCTCCTGTTGGCGCTGGTCGCGGGGTTCCGGTGGCTCGAGAGCAATCGTGAGTCGGCGGCCGGCGTCGCCTTCGCGCTCCCGGCGGTGGTCAAACTCTTTCCCGCTGTGGTCGGCCTCTGGTTGCTCCGCCAGCGGGCGTGGCGAGCGATTGGGACAGCGACTCTGACCGGAATCGGCCTGTTCACGCTCGGCGTCGTCGGTTTCGGCGTCGAGGCCCATCTGACGTTTCTGGAGGTCGCGGTCGCTCCTCGACTGTCGAGTTCGGAGTTCGCGGGCGGCCTTCCGGCCGAGGCGGCCCTGCTGACGCTCCGGCGGCCGATTTCGGTGCTTCTGCCCGGTCTGGACGCCTCGCTCTACGGGCCGCTGGCCTTCCTTCTGCTCGCGCCGGTGGTCTGGTACTGCTACCGCCGGATTTCGGAGCCGAGTTCGGCGTCCGAGCCGAGTCCGGAGTCTGAATCGAATCCGGCGTCCGAGCCGATTTCGCGCCTCGTCGCCATCTTCGCCACGATGGCTGTGATGGTGGTCGGGTTCCCGTCGCTCCTGCTCTACTTCGTCTACCTGCTCGTCCCGATGATTCCCCTGCTCTACCTGCTGGAGCGAGGACCCGCCCGGAAACTGTTCGTGGCGGGCGCGTTCGTCGCCAACTTCGCGGTGACGCTGGCGAACGTCCGGCGGGCGCTGGTCGGGACGCCCGGCGCGGGACTGGTCGGCGTCCTCGAACCGGTGCTGACACTGGCGACGCCGCCGCTCTACGGAACGCTGGCGATGCTGGGGGCCTGCGTCTGGTATCTCAGAAGAAGAGGACCCACGCCAGCAGTCCCATCGTGA